The Longimicrobiaceae bacterium genome segment CACCTCGGCCAGCGGGATCGCGGCGGAGCGCTGGCCGGCGTAGTCGTAGATGAAGTCCGCCACCGCGCTCACCCGGTACGTCCGCGTCCCCCGTGGGCGGCCCAGCGACACGTCCAGCTCCGGGGCCAGCCGCACCGTGCTCCCCGGCCGCAGCCCGGCCTGCAGCGCCAGCGGGCCGCTCACCACCGCCTCCCCGGGGCCGGGAGCGCGCCCCTCGGTGATGCGGTACAGCATCTCCGCCCGCGGGTCGCTCCCGGTCACGAACACCGGGTCCCCCGCACTGTCGCCCAGGACCGGGTAGTACTGCGCGCCCAGCACCGGCGCCACCGAGGCCACGCCCGGCACCTCCGCGATGCGCCGGGCCGCGCGGTCCGCGTCGCGGATGGTGGCCTCGCTGTCGAAGGGGAGGATCCCGCGCGGCGTCACGCGCAGCGCGTACCCCCGGGCGCCCAGCAGCTCGCCGAACGAGTCGGTCAGCCCCGAAGCCAGCATGGTCATGTCCAGCAGCAGCGCCGCCGAGATCCCGATCCCCGCCAGCGCCAGCAGCGTGCGGCTCCGGCGGCGGAACAGGGCGCGCAGCGAGGCGGAGACGGTCATCACCGCTCGCCCAGGCGCTGGGGCGGCACGTTCACCACCCGCCAGGCGGCCAGCCCGCCCGCGAAGGCGCCCAGGGCGAGCCCCAGCACCGCCGCCAGCAGCACGATGCGCGGCGTCACCAGCGCGAAGCGGAGCGTGGTGTCGTAGTAGGCCGCGTAGTAGGCGTTCACGACCGCGGAGATCCCCACCCCCAGCGCCGCACCCGCGGCGCTCCCCACCAGCGCGATCGCCATGGCCTCCAGCACGATGGAGCGGAACACCGTGGCGCGGGAGACGCCGACCAGCCGCAGCATTCCCATGTCGCGGCGGCGCTCGTCCACCCGGATCACCATCACGCAGAGCAGGAAGATGGCGCTCGCCAGGATGGTCACGATCCCGATGGCGCGGTGGAAGCGCGACACCACCCGGAAGGTGGCGCTGGTCTCCTCGGCGAGGGCGCGGCTCCCGTACGCCCGGGTCCCGAACGCCAGCCCCTCGATCCACCGCGCCGCGGAGTCGGGCGAGGCGCCGGCGGCCAG includes the following:
- a CDS encoding FtsX-like permease family protein, which produces MSLLAALALAAALQGPPEVLVERRLAESVPLAVGDTVAVRALASGAAPQSLVVAGVFERAADPSRIARNEYEVRFHLPDLQGLLGTPDRVDRFAVVLAAGASPDSAARWIEGLAFGTRAYGSRALAEETSATFRVVSRFHRAIGIVTILASAIFLLCVMVIRVDERRRDMGMLRLVGVSRATVFRSIVLEAMAIALVGSAAGAALGVGISAVVNAYYAAYYDTTLRFALVTPRIVLLAAVLGLALGAFAGGLAAWRVVNVPPQRLGER
- a CDS encoding ABC transporter permease, whose protein sequence is MTVSASLRALFRRRSRTLLALAGIGISAALLLDMTMLASGLTDSFGELLGARGYALRVTPRGILPFDSEATIRDADRAARRIAEVPGVASVAPVLGAQYYPVLGDSAGDPVFVTGSDPRAEMLYRITEGRAPGPGEAVVSGPLALQAGLRPGSTVRLAPELDVSLGRPRGTRTYRVSAVADFIYDYAGQRSAAIPLAEVQQATGRPDQVSLFGVAAAEGVDADSLARRIAAAVPEVSVYSTSELLAETSRRLSYFRQMATILGSVALVVTALLVATIVAIGVRERFGEIATLRAIGVARGRILLGVVVEGLVLAGIGCAVGLPLGLWMAERLDRILLAFPGLPAGVTFFVFQPGRVALALGTVIVVGAVAGGVPGLAAVRAPLGRALREEAE